The Streptomyces vinaceus genome contains the following window.
CGGTCTCGTTGTTGACGATGGTGAACTTGCCTTCGGGGAATGGAGACATAACCCCAGTATCGTCACTCTGTGTATTTGTCCGAATGCGAAACGCGTATTTTCCGCCGACCCCACCCACCGCCGGCTACCACGCACCTTGTAGGTCAGTAGCGGAGTGGACCTTTCGGGTCCACGGCCAGGTGGTCCACTTCGCAGGCGTACCCCTGGCTTCCTTTCAGGAGCGGCCCGCCGGTGATGACGCCGCACTCCCATTCTCGGCGCCCTGCGCCGGGCCCGGGAGGAGCGGCCCCCGAGGCGTAGCGGGGGCGTTCTAGCGGGCCTGAAGGGGCATGGCAGGGTCTGCGAGCACCTGTTGCCCCGCCCCGTTCTTCAGCGGCTTTCGAGTGTGCGTTTGAGGGCGGTGCGTAGGAGGGTTCCGGTGGTGGTGATCTGTCCGATCAGCCGCGCCCGTTCGTCCAGCGCTTGTGGGGTCGCCCGGCTGTGGGGCCAGGTGCCCCAGCGTTCCGTCCACGCGTCGAGGGCGGTCACGTGGGGTTCGTTCGTCCAGTACACGCCGCGGTGCAGGGGCACGGCGAGCGTGTCGGGCAGGGTGACGCACAGCCGGCCCGTCAGCCCTTGCCCCCCGCCGGGGCCGGTCCCGCCCAGTGTCTGCCCCGCCTGGGCGGCGCCCGCGGGGACGGGCTCCCACTCCCGCAGCATGCCGGCCGCCTCCAGCTCGACCCGCAGCGCAGGCGCCAGGGCCCGCCACCTCGTCACCCGGTGACGCCCGTCATCCCGCCGCTGGTCGCGTTCGGCCCGGATCCGGGCCCGGGCGGCCCGCAGCGCTGCGCCACGCAGGTGGGGGATGTCTGCGGCGTCCTCGGCGCTGGCCTGCCAGCGCCGTTCGGCATCCTGCTGCTCGGCCACGAGAGCGTCTAGAAGGTCGAGGTCGGCGGGTGCGACCGCCACGACCATCATGTGTCCCATCCCCACATCATCCTCAGCCGGGACCCGTCTCGGGCCGGGTTCCGGGGCGTCCACTCGTGTGGGGAGCCCGGTACCGAGGGAAGCTGCATCGATATCTTGATCATGCGTCAGCAGGGCATCTGTTGGCTGTGGCACGAGCGCCGAGCCGCCACGTTCGGCAGGAGTGCTGAGAACCACGAAGTCCCACCATACGAAAGGCATCGCATGCCGCAGGTCAACAAGTACCAGATGACGGTCAACGGCTCTCGGCTTCTGCGCGAAGAGGCGAACTATCGCAGGACGGTCAGGGCGACTGACGAGAGCAAAGAGAACACGGAACGGATCGCTGAGATTGACCACAAGCTGGCGAACGCCGTCGTCGTCGACGTCACCAAGATTACCCGTAATGGCACGGTGTTCTTCGGCACGACGGTCACGCTCGAAAACGCCGATACCAGTGACGAGGTGACCTACCAGATTGTGGGCGAGGACGAGGCAGACATCAAGACCGGGAAGCTCAGCGCGAGCGACCCTATTGCGAAAGCGCTGCTCGGCAAATCCGAAGGCGACACAGTTGTCGTAGAGACGCCCAGCGGCACAGTCACGTACGAGATCCTGACAGTCGAGCACATCTGACCTGACGCCCCAACGCTGCGCACCAAGCGGGCCCCGGAAACGAAGCCGTCCGGGGCCTGCTTGATTTCACCCGTAGATCGCGAAGCCGTCCCGGTGGTGTCCACTCGTGTGGGGAGCCGGCCCGCGTGGAGCCGGCTTGTCTGCCTGATCATGGTCGGCTAGCCCGCGTGGTGTGACGTCGCTGGGCTTCGTGAAGAGATCGCCGGCGGCCGGACCGGCCCTTGCGAGTGGGGCGCCAGGCGTCCGGGTGCACTTGTCCGGATTCCAGCCTCGCCACGGATGCCTCGGCTACGGTGACCAGCACGGATGAAG
Protein-coding sequences here:
- the greA gene encoding transcription elongation factor GreA, translating into MPQVNKYQMTVNGSRLLREEANYRRTVRATDESKENTERIAEIDHKLANAVVVDVTKITRNGTVFFGTTVTLENADTSDEVTYQIVGEDEADIKTGKLSASDPIAKALLGKSEGDTVVVETPSGTVTYEILTVEHI